From one Nitrosopumilus sp. genomic stretch:
- a CDS encoding MaoC family dehydratase has product MTDSPAEYSFDDLFVGQKTSFSKKIDESLLNDFAKISGDFNPLHMNEKYAINTNFGKRVCHGMLLASFFSQLVGMNLPGKNSLYFSQTLNFRNPCFIDDEVTIEGEIIEKKSSIKLITMKTIIHNQTGKCIVDGVAKVIVRE; this is encoded by the coding sequence ATGACTGACTCTCCAGCAGAATATAGTTTTGATGATCTTTTTGTGGGTCAAAAAACAAGTTTCTCTAAAAAAATAGATGAATCTTTGTTAAATGATTTTGCAAAAATTAGTGGTGATTTTAATCCTTTACACATGAATGAAAAATATGCTATTAATACAAATTTTGGGAAAAGAGTATGTCATGGAATGCTTTTAGCCTCGTTTTTTTCACAACTTGTAGGCATGAATTTGCCAGGTAAAAATTCATTGTATTTCTCACAAACATTGAATTTTAGAAATCCATGTTTTATTGATGATGAAGTAACTATAGAAGGAGAAATCATTGAAAAAAAATCTAGTATTAAATTAATTACTATGAAAACAATTATTCATAATCAAACTGGAAAATGCATAGTAGATGGTGTGGCAAAAGTTATTGTACGAGAATAA
- a CDS encoding holo-ACP synthase, whose amino-acid sequence MHSRWCGKSYCTRIKSVFDEINMIENFGIGIDIVDIEKFEKISYLKKPSFYKKLFLPSEIKYCLKYKNSAEHFAGKFAIKEALKKSIKEPISFLDIETYHSKSKLKIKLLKDWNKKYKVLGSISHDNKYAIGFVISEKLSNIT is encoded by the coding sequence ATGCATAGTAGATGGTGTGGCAAAAGTTATTGTACGAGAATAAAATCTGTTTTTGATGAAATTAACATGATTGAAAATTTCGGCATAGGAATAGACATAGTTGATATAGAAAAATTTGAAAAAATCTCTTATTTAAAAAAACCAAGTTTTTATAAAAAACTTTTTCTTCCCTCTGAAATTAAATATTGCTTGAAATACAAAAATTCTGCTGAACACTTTGCAGGAAAATTTGCAATTAAAGAAGCACTAAAAAAATCAATTAAAGAACCAATATCCTTTCTTGATATTGAAACATATCATTCAAAATCAAAATTAAAAATCAAACTACTAAAAGATTGGAATAAAAAATACAAAGTTTTGGGCTCTATAAGTCATGATAACAAATATGCTATCGGTTTTGTCATTTCTGAGAAATTATCCAATATAACATGA
- a CDS encoding HAD family hydrolase — protein sequence MVNENKLSYYLTKSKLLEKNFEKNIRIAILSSFTLNGIEETFKVKCTEKKINCETYLGSYNQYHQEILNPESNLYQFDPDIVFLILDTRSLLGDFWYSPYSIDVKQRKEFVQKKYEEIKNLIQVFTKKSKSKFIISNFTIPARSNYGICETKSDFSLQKMIIKLNENLQDFISNLDSAYLFDMNGFVTRHGENNVFDPKQYLFGDIKISLDYIPHLTNDLIGYVVATLGLSKRCIVLDLDNTLWGGIIGEDGFDGIKLGSGPPGNAFVEFQKYLLGLHNRGILLAINSKNNPNDALEVIENHPDMVLRKEHFACMKINWNDKVSNMKEISEDLNFGLENFVFIDDDPIHREFMKSSLPQVLTVDLPKDPSKYTHVLEEMNEFNVLKITDEDKKRGLMYSQQKERKDLEKSSLNLQDFLKNMELKVTIKKADDFTIPRISQLILKTNQFNLTTKRYQLEDIQKFSQDENFLIGCAQVEDKFGDNGITGAFIVQKNGTKHWVLDTFLLSCRVMGREVEKSILGHIIKTAKEHGVEKIKADFIPTQKNKPIENFLPDCGFKKEGDSWIISINETFQIPDFIKIEEK from the coding sequence CAATTTTATCTAGTTTTACCTTAAATGGTATTGAAGAAACTTTTAAGGTAAAATGCACTGAAAAAAAAATTAACTGTGAAACTTATTTGGGTAGTTATAATCAATACCATCAAGAAATACTAAATCCTGAAAGTAATCTTTATCAATTTGATCCTGACATTGTATTTCTAATTTTAGATACCAGAAGTCTATTGGGAGATTTTTGGTATTCTCCATATTCAATTGATGTAAAACAAAGAAAAGAATTCGTCCAAAAAAAATATGAAGAGATAAAAAATTTAATTCAAGTATTTACAAAAAAATCAAAATCTAAATTCATCATTTCAAATTTTACCATTCCTGCAAGATCCAATTATGGAATTTGTGAAACAAAATCTGATTTTAGTCTTCAAAAAATGATTATAAAGTTAAATGAAAATTTGCAAGACTTTATTTCAAATTTAGATTCTGCCTATTTGTTTGATATGAATGGATTTGTCACTAGACATGGAGAAAATAATGTATTTGATCCCAAACAATATCTTTTTGGAGACATTAAAATTTCTCTAGATTATATTCCTCATTTGACAAATGACTTAATTGGATATGTTGTCGCAACTTTAGGTTTGTCAAAACGATGCATTGTTTTAGACTTGGATAATACGTTATGGGGTGGAATTATTGGCGAGGATGGTTTTGATGGAATCAAATTGGGATCTGGACCTCCTGGAAATGCATTTGTTGAATTTCAAAAATACCTATTGGGATTACATAATCGTGGAATCTTACTTGCCATTAATAGTAAAAATAATCCAAATGATGCACTTGAAGTTATTGAAAATCATCCAGATATGGTACTTAGAAAAGAACATTTTGCATGTATGAAAATAAATTGGAATGATAAAGTATCAAACATGAAAGAAATTTCAGAGGATCTAAATTTTGGTCTTGAAAATTTTGTATTTATTGATGACGATCCCATTCATAGAGAATTTATGAAATCAAGCCTACCTCAGGTTCTTACTGTTGATCTTCCTAAAGATCCCTCAAAATACACTCACGTTTTAGAAGAAATGAATGAATTTAATGTACTCAAAATTACTGATGAAGATAAAAAAAGAGGTTTGATGTACTCACAACAAAAAGAAAGAAAAGACTTGGAAAAATCATCATTAAATCTACAAGACTTTCTTAAAAATATGGAACTCAAAGTTACTATAAAAAAAGCTGACGATTTCACTATCCCTAGAATTTCTCAGCTAATTCTTAAAACTAATCAATTTAATCTAACTACAAAAAGATATCAGTTAGAAGACATTCAAAAATTTTCTCAAGATGAAAATTTTTTGATAGGATGTGCACAGGTTGAAGATAAATTTGGTGATAATGGAATAACAGGAGCATTTATTGTTCAAAAAAATGGAACAAAACATTGGGTTCTTGATACTTTTCTTTTGAGCTGTAGAGTTATGGGCCGTGAAGTTGAAAAAAGCATATTAGGTCATATTATCAAAACAGCCAAAGAACATGGTGTAGAGAAAATCAAAGCAGATTTTATTCCGACACAAAAGAATAAACCAATTGAAAATTTCCTACCTGACTGTGGATTTAAAAAAGAAGGTGATTCTTGGATAATTTCTATAAATGAAACATTTCAAATTCCTGATTTTATTAAAATCGAAGAAAAATAA
- a CDS encoding glycosyltransferase family 39 protein — protein MAKNSNQIISRFEIIDKKVSLITKSPILFLIGIGVIGFFVRTYYFPWDIPIILDGLDYLSYAVVMSQEGHFPTGWDLSNNGWPSFLSIFFTISNNDGLIEFSHIQRMLTVIISVLTVIPVYLLCARFVAKTSALIGATLFVMDPRIIINSLLGITETSFVFVGAIALFLFSSKDVKVVSASFGILALFTMIRYEGIILLIPFLVLYIIRFRHQKKFFLKLLGVIGIFILILLPMAYFRIQATGNDGIISEISQGGANYLSKHIVQGIPDKDDPIYGPDSIEENKIFQFITLGSTNLIKYLGWVMIPIFIFFVPIGFFIFLQNRDEKTKIMILSGIFLLIPAFYAYGRGIEETRYLYVLFPIFCVFSSFTIMRFENKIQKKGIFILFLICGIFIGSVTYLEYKKIDYVHEVEAFSIAKEIVKIASGVNHFPPESTYIHVAEVAKKWPDIPLPDETGYNQLFEIKKISPENYFLLSEFIKDSKEKGLTHIVVDGNERKSKFLNEIFFNDENYPYLIKEFDSIEKDYKYHVKIYKIDYEKFEEFLKNNP, from the coding sequence ATGGCTAAAAATTCAAATCAAATAATTTCACGATTCGAAATAATTGACAAGAAAGTTTCATTGATAACGAAGAGTCCAATACTTTTTTTAATTGGGATTGGAGTAATTGGGTTTTTTGTTAGAACCTATTATTTTCCTTGGGACATTCCCATTATTCTAGATGGATTAGATTATTTGTCATATGCAGTAGTTATGAGTCAAGAAGGGCATTTCCCCACAGGATGGGATTTGAGTAATAATGGTTGGCCTTCTTTTTTGTCAATATTCTTTACAATTTCAAATAATGACGGATTGATAGAGTTTAGCCATATTCAACGGATGTTGACAGTTATAATTTCGGTATTAACTGTAATTCCAGTATATCTATTATGTGCTAGATTTGTTGCTAAAACTTCTGCACTTATTGGTGCAACTCTATTTGTGATGGATCCTAGGATAATCATCAATTCATTGTTAGGAATTACTGAGACAAGTTTTGTATTTGTTGGTGCTATTGCATTGTTCTTATTTTCAAGTAAAGATGTGAAAGTAGTATCAGCATCGTTTGGAATTTTAGCACTGTTCACCATGATACGATATGAAGGAATAATTTTGTTAATACCATTTTTAGTACTTTATATTATTAGATTTAGGCATCAAAAAAAGTTTTTTTTAAAGTTGTTAGGAGTTATAGGAATATTTATTTTAATTTTATTACCTATGGCATATTTTCGAATTCAAGCAACAGGTAATGATGGAATAATCAGTGAAATATCACAAGGAGGAGCAAACTATCTTTCAAAACACATTGTTCAGGGAATTCCTGATAAAGATGATCCAATATATGGACCAGATTCTATAGAGGAAAATAAAATTTTTCAGTTCATTACACTTGGTTCTACAAATTTAATAAAATATCTTGGATGGGTGATGATACCAATTTTTATATTTTTTGTACCAATTGGTTTTTTCATATTTTTACAAAATCGTGATGAGAAAACAAAAATTATGATTCTAAGTGGAATTTTTCTTCTTATTCCTGCATTTTATGCATATGGGAGAGGGATTGAAGAAACACGATATCTGTATGTATTATTTCCAATTTTTTGCGTTTTTTCATCATTTACAATAATGAGATTTGAAAATAAAATTCAAAAAAAAGGAATATTCATATTATTTCTGATATGTGGAATTTTTATTGGTTCTGTTACATACCTTGAATACAAAAAGATCGATTATGTTCATGAGGTTGAAGCTTTTTCTATCGCTAAGGAGATAGTTAAGATTGCAAGTGGAGTAAACCATTTTCCACCAGAGAGCACATACATACATGTAGCCGAAGTTGCAAAGAAATGGCCAGACATTCCATTACCAGATGAAACAGGCTATAATCAACTATTTGAAATTAAAAAAATTTCCCCAGAAAATTATTTTTTATTAAGTGAATTCATAAAAGACTCAAAGGAGAAAGGACTGACTCACATAGTTGTTGATGGAAATGAAAGAAAATCAAAATTTCTTAATGAGATTTTTTTCAACGATGAAAATTATCCATATTTAATAAAGGAATTTGATTCGATAGAAAAGGATTACAAATACCATGTAAAAATCTATAAAATAGACTATGAAAAGTTTGAAGAGTTTTTAAAAAATAATCCTTAA
- a CDS encoding acyl carrier protein, producing MSEKLYGIIAKVMDVPINEINDNSSPETISSWDSFNSYILLDELESEFKTEFTIDEVTETKNVSDIKKYLKAHGIILDD from the coding sequence ATGTCTGAAAAACTTTATGGAATAATTGCAAAAGTAATGGACGTACCAATAAATGAAATTAATGATAATTCTAGTCCTGAAACAATTTCTAGTTGGGATTCTTTTAATTCCTATATTTTATTAGATGAATTAGAATCAGAATTTAAAACTGAATTTACAATTGATGAAGTAACTGAAACGAAAAATGTATCAGATATTAAAAAATATCTAAAGGCACATGGGATTATTTTAGATGACTGA